TCAACAGAATCCCCTTGAACGATCAATGGATCGGGATTTATCGTGTATTTAATTGTAGCCACATTCTTGTTCATTTTCTTGATGCCACCGCATCCTGCGAACATCAGTGCAGAGAGAGACAAGACTGACAGGGCCTTTAAGTGCCGCTTTTCCATGAATTCGATCCGTTTTTCGGGTTTTCGAGTGCAAGTATAAATACTTATTCGGCTACCATCGTATTCCTATTTTACACAGTTGTTGACAGTCAAACGTTCGATTCACAGTGTTACCACGCTATACCCGGTTGCACGCGGCTCTAAAAGCAATTCGACGAACCGCTCATAGGCATCGATATCTTTCAGAAGATCACTACCTCCAAGGTCCACTACAAGCGCACTTTGTACTGAATATTTCTGTAAATGATCCAAATAACGTTCTTGCAATCGATCCAAATAATCGACGCTGATCTGTTGTTCATAACTCCTGCCTCTCGTACGGATCCGTTCACGCACTCGGTCCATACTTAAATGCAAATAGACCACAAGCTCTGGTTTCGGCAGGTCCTTGTACATGATACTGTATAGATCCTTGAACAATGCGGCCTCATCAGTAGGTAATGTGACACTTGCGAATACGAGGGATTTGCCCAACGAGTAATCCGCTACCGTGCATTCCGTGAATAGATCCTGTTCGGTAATACGCTTTAGTTGGTGGTACCGTTGGGCCAAGAATGACAACTCCACTGAGAAGGCGTAACGGTCCGGTTCTTGATAGAATCGGGGTAAGAACGGATTATCATCGAATTCCTCCAATACCAAACGGCCACTCCATTCCAACGCAAGACGCTTCGCCAAGGTGGTCTTACCAGCACCGATAAGTCCTTCAACGGCAATGTAGGTGTACGGAAGTGCTGATCGTTTCACCTCCATTAGGAACGGCTTATCTTGCTTAGCAATTGAAGAACCGTAAAATGAAGCGTTGGATGAAGGGCATCCGGACAAATATCCGCCGCCGGAGACAAGGCGAATAAGCGTTCGTGCAATCTCGGGTGCGGGATCTGAAGTTCACTACTTTCCACAACCCGATTTCCGTACAACAGGATATCAATATCCAATGTTCTTGAACCATATTCACCGCTCCCGGTCCGAATACGACCACCCTCTGATTCAATGTTCAAACAGATCTCAAGCAAATCAATCGGGGCCTTCTCCGTCCGTAAGATCAATGCTCTATTCAAGAAAAGCCGATCATCCTTAAAACCTACGGGCTCGGTCCAGTGGTCCCGACTTCGAGCGATCACGGAGCCAGTAGCTCGCGCCAATTTTTCTTCGGCTTCCCGAAGGTATTCGTGCGACTCACCCACGTTACCTCCCAGTAATAGGAGCACTTCATCATCGGCCAACATAGGGCGTAAAACTAACCTGAGCAAAGTGATAATCAAGGCTAGAAATGCCTTGGGCATTCTGCGGTAATGGTTCTGGAATATTCGGATCAAGCACTGTTCGCTCACATGCTTTCTTGCATCCACTGACCATTCGTCCCTTCCATCCCGGGCGCTATCCGTTCGTGTATTGCGCGAATATGCAGTCGCAATACCACCGTAGCTTCGTGCCGAGAATCAAAACCAGCGCTTTTAATGAGACAATTCTTCAAATTCATGTTCGCCTCCATGATCGGAACTTTTCTGGTCGGTGTGCTATTGGTGTTCATTTTCATAGGTATGGTAGCCGCTGCCATTAGTTCAGGGCTGAACAGTACAGGCAACACTGCAAACATCAAGGATGGCACCGTGTTGCATTTAATGTTGGACAAGGAGATCGTGGATCGCGGTGAAAAAGATCCGTTCGAGATCGATCTTGGACCATTTCAAGCAGAAGCAAGGATCGGCCTGAACACATTGCTCAATAGCTTGGAGAACGCAAAGACCGATGACCACATTGAAGGTGTTTTCTTGGACCTTACCTCGTTGCAGACCGGGTTCGCCACGATCAAGGAGATCCGTGAAAAGGTCCTGGAATTCAAGGCCGTTAGCGGTAAACCCGTGATCGCTTATAGCGAAATGTATTCGCAAGGTGCATATTATCTGGCTACAGCAGCAGACGCGGTCTATTTGCAGCCGAAAGGAGAACTGGCATTCATGGGTCTACGCAGTGAATACATGTTCTTCGATGGTCTGTTCAAAAAATTGGATATCGATATCCAATTCATCCGTGGCACCAATAACAAGTTCAAAAGCTTCGGGGAAATGTATACCCAGGATCATATGAGCGAAGCCAACAAAGAGCAGAACCGCGCATTGCTCAGCGGGATCTGGAACGAGTATCTGACGGCAATAAGCGATAGCCGGAAACTGGATAAGGCAAGACTGAATGTCATTGCGGACAGCTTAGAGGTCCGTAACGCAGACGATGCTTTAGCGCTAGGGATGATCGATGGAATAAAATTCCGCGATGAGGTCCTTGATATCCTGAAGGATAAAATGGCCTTGGACAAAGAAAAAGCGATTGAGTTCGTGCAACTGCGGAAATATGCCAAAACATTCACGCCTTCATTCTCTTTGAAGAACGACGGATCAAGCAACGGTAAGTTGGCGGTGATCTATGCTGAGGGGGGCATTTCCTCCGGCGAAAGTTCTGAGGGAACCATCGGAAGTACCTCCCTCGCCGAAACCATTCGCGAAGCACGTGAAGATACGACCATTAAAGCCATTGTATTCCGTGTGAACAGCCCTGGTGGTAGCGGACTAGCGAGTGATGTGATCTGGCGTGAGGTCGAACTGGCAACCAAGGTCAAGCCTGTTATAGTGAGCATGGGTGACGTAGCTGCTTCAGGAGGTTATTATATCAGCGCTCCTGCAACGCGGATCTTCGCAGAACCGAATACCATCACCGGTTCCATTGGTGTGTTCGGGATAATACCCAACATGCAGGGATTCTTCAACAATAAAACAGGGATCACTTTTGATGGTACTAAAACACACAAATTCGCGGATATGATGACCATTACCCGCCCATTGACCGAAGAAGAGAAAGGGATCATTCAGGGATATGTGGATGATTTCTACACCACGTTCAAAGAGCGTGTTGCAGAAGGTCGGAAAATGACCGTAGATCAAGTGGATAGCATCGGCCAAGGGCGAGTTTGGACAGGTATTGATGCTAAAGAACGTGGCCTTGTGGATGAACTAGGCGGTTTGGAAGATGCCATTAAAGCGGCAGCTGATATTGCAGGACTCACGAACTATTCCACGGTAGAGTTGCCTGTGCAGAAGGATCTATTTGAACAACTACTGGAAGACCTCAGTGGACAGACCAAAGCTTGGGTGGCCAGTGAAGTAATGGGTGAGGATCTCGAGTTGTTGGGTCAATTCAAACGTGCATCAGAGGTTCGCAAGCAAATGGGTATACAAGCCCGGATGGAATTCGATCTGAATATCAGGTAATTGTTTGCCAGTTCAACTGGCATGAATTCGAAAAGCCCCGTATCCAGCGTTTGCCGGTACGGGGCTTTTCTTTCCCTAGCATTCAATTAACTAACCAAAACCTGACCCTTGTTACGGAGGTTCTTGTAGAAAGTTCCAATATGTATAGACCGGGTGCTAGATCTGATAGATCCATATTCCCTGGATCGCCCATAGAACGGGCTGTTCGAAGTGTATGGCCTAATGCATCAACGACTGATAGCAGTGCATCCGTTTCTGTATGAGACCATGAAAAATGGATAATACCCGTAGATGGATTGGGGTATAGTTGGATACGTGTTGAAACTTGTTCACTCACTCCTACGGTGGGTTGAACAAGTTTCAACACGTATCCAGAGCATCGGCTCCTGATCCAATGCCACCACAAACGTGAAATGAGCCATTCGCTGTTTGCCCAATGCCTCTGATGTCCATTATGGCCTGGTCAGTTTCGCTAGCTATTAGGGTATTACTGGAATTGAACTCGGCTAATTCAGCCACCGGTGGCACAATACCACTACCATTGTATGCGACCGCGTTATAATTGTAGCTGATGGCCGAGCCGCACACCCAGAACGGCCTACCGTTGAACGTTCCGCAACCGGACCGGTAACTATTCCTAAGCGTAGCTACAGCCGGTAACCAGGTTATTTGAGCAGGGTCCGCTGGATCTATGACCCCAATTCGTAGATCATACTGGGCACTGAAACTTCCCGATGATGATGCACCGCCATAATAAAAGATCGTATCGCCGATGATCGTGCCACTCGCTCCGAATGCCTTATAGGTATTGTTATTCGGCACAGGTGTTCCAACCGACCAAAGGTCCAACGCAGGACCATAGATCTGTACGGCCGGCACATTCGTGTTCTGGCTCCATCCGGTAACCACATAGATCAGACTGTCTCTCCAAATAACCTGGACATGATCATCAATTGGGATGGGAATTGAAGCGCCATCGGTCAACCACGAATTCGTGTTCAGATCCAACCGATGAACCCGATCGGAACTGCGCTCGAACGGTGAATTCGGAAAAACATGGTACCCTCCGATGACATAGGCAATTCCATCCACAACGCTTGCTGCGGAAGCAATTTTTCCGGACGTATCCGGCATCTGTGGCAGAACTGTCCAATTTCCTGAAGCATTGCTATACATGTATGCTTCGCGATGGATATTCTCCAATTCCAGACCCGTTGTGATACCGCCGAACGAATACACGCGGTGATCGCCGTTCACCATGGCCGCACAAACGGCATTATTCGCCGTTGGCATGGGTAAGGGCGCTAAGGGTTGCCATGACCAATTCACCTGGGCATTCACCATATTGATGCAAGCGAACAAGAACACGATCAAAAAGCACCTCATCCTATGTTCACATGATAACCCGTGTGGTTCCGGATGTTCAACACACGACCATCCTCCCAGATCAGATATTGACCTTTAATTCCCATTAATCTTCCACTTACCTCAGGTGTCCTGGCCAATTGCACGCTAGTAACTTTCGGGGGATAAGCCAGCAGTGGATATTCAAGGATCAAGGGCTGCTCTTGCGGCAATAGATACTGATGCAGTTCCGCTGGTAGTGATGCAAATCCTTGATCTCGGATGTCCTTCAGACCTTCGCTGTCCGGTTCCACTTTTTTAAGCATAGCGCGCCAATTGGTGCGGTCTGCGAAGTCAGCTTTCAAGTTCACTTCGATCTCTCCTGCCAACTGACGGTAAGGCACGCGTGCTATGGCCAACGCAGCAACTGCGCCTTGGTCTATCCAACGTGTTGGAACCTGCGTGCTTCGTGTGATGCCCACCTTGACCCCAGAAGTGCGACTGAGGTAAACGATATGCTCCGTAAAGTGATGTTCCTTTTCCCATTCCGGGTCGCGGCCTTCACCTAGATGAGCCTTACACAACTCGGGACGTACAATGCATTCCGCTGCTTCCGGCGCGTTCTGCAAACACGGGAAGCAGAAGCCTTGCCCGTAGAATTTTTTCACGCGTTTCCCGCAGCTACAACAACTCAATGCTCCTGTTGCGTGCACTGCGAAATGGTTACCGATGTATGGAGAAAGATCGATCAGTCCATCCGGCGACCTGATCGCATAGTGCACTTCGCCATCGATGATCGCTGGCATTTTCGATATCGGGAAACCGTCAACCATCCGTATTTTTTTTTTCAACTTTCGGTGAAGGTATTCAACCGGAAATAATACCGTTCAAATGAAAAAGCCGTATTTTTCGTTGAGGTACGTTGATGGGAACACATTTTATTATCAACAAGACCCAACGTTTATGAACCATGTGTCGATCCGATAGTGTTTTGATCGAATAAGTTGACGAACTTCGCTAGTAGAAACCAGATGCCTTTGAACGCGCTCGTCTCTTTTTTGATAAAGAAACGTCTGCAACAGATCCAACTGTTCCGGGATAATCCAGGTATGGCCCAGTTGGAGGTTTTCTTGGCACTGATACAAGCTGCCAAGTATACCGAGTGGGGTCGTAAATATCACTTTGCGTCCATCACCAACCCCGATGTATTCCGCAGTCGTGTTCCGTTGCAGGATTACAACGACCTAAAACCGGTCGTACAGCGATTGCGCAAGGGTGAACAGAATATTACGTGGCCTACGGATGTACGTTGGTTTGCTAAAAGCAGTGGTACGACCAACGACCGTAGCAAATTCATTCCGGTGAGTCGTGAGGCGCTGGAAGAATGCCATTACAAAGGCGGTAAGGACCTCATCGCGTTCCACTATCAACAGTTCCCAGAAAGCAATTTATACAAGGGCAAGAGTTTGGTCGTGGGTGGTAGCAGCAACATTGAACAGTTCCGGACAGATGCTTATTCCGGCGATCTGAGTGCCATCATTATCCGGAATCTACCGATATGGGTCGAGGTCCGAAGAACACCCGTGATGGAAACCGCGTTGATGGATAATTGGGAAGTTAAGATCGAACAGATGGCGCGCGAGACCATGCGCGAAGATGTGACCTGTATTGCTGGCGTACCCTCTTGGACATTGGTGTTGATGAAACGGATCCTTGAGCTCACCGGAAAACAGAACATTCTTGAAGTGTGGCCCAATCTGGAATTGTTCATGCATGGTGGCGTGAGCTTCAGACCTTATCGCACACAGTTCGAGGCATTGATCCCATCTCCTACCATGAACTATCTGGAAAGCTATAATGCTTCCGAAGGGTCGTTCGCGGTACAGGACCGCCACGGTGCGGATGACATGCTGCTGATGTTGGATTACGGTATTTTCTATGAGTTCATTCCATTGAGCGAACTGGATAATGCCAAGCCGCGGACCTTGCTTTTACATGAGGTGGAGCTGGATACGCACTATGCGATCGTGATCAGTACCAATGCAGGATTGTGGCGGTACATGCCAGGTGATACCGTTCGTTTTACCAGCCTTGCACCACACCGTGTGCAGGTCAGTGGTCGCACAAAGAGCTTCATCAATGCCTTCGGCGAGGAGCTGATCGTTGAGAATGCGGATAAGGGGATACAAGCCGCTTGCGACGCCACAGGAGCCGTTGTGAATGAATACACTGCCGGACCAATATATATGGATACCGAACAC
The nucleotide sequence above comes from Flavobacteriales bacterium. Encoded proteins:
- a CDS encoding GH3 auxin-responsive promoter family protein; translation: MPLNALVSFLIKKRLQQIQLFRDNPGMAQLEVFLALIQAAKYTEWGRKYHFASITNPDVFRSRVPLQDYNDLKPVVQRLRKGEQNITWPTDVRWFAKSSGTTNDRSKFIPVSREALEECHYKGGKDLIAFHYQQFPESNLYKGKSLVVGGSSNIEQFRTDAYSGDLSAIIIRNLPIWVEVRRTPVMETALMDNWEVKIEQMARETMREDVTCIAGVPSWTLVLMKRILELTGKQNILEVWPNLELFMHGGVSFRPYRTQFEALIPSPTMNYLESYNASEGSFAVQDRHGADDMLLMLDYGIFYEFIPLSELDNAKPRTLLLHEVELDTHYAIVISTNAGLWRYMPGDTVRFTSLAPHRVQVSGRTKSFINAFGEELIVENADKGIQAACDATGAVVNEYTAGPIYMDTEHLGGHEWIIEFKDAPHDPARFVEVLDMTMRQLNSDYDAKRKGDMALVLPIVHAVAPGTFYEWMKQRGKLGGQNKVPRLSNDRTYLDALLVSELA
- a CDS encoding deoxynucleoside kinase, whose translation is MEVKRSALPYTYIAVEGLIGAGKTTLAKRLALEWSGRLVLEEFDDNPFLPRFYQEPDRYAFSVELSFLAQRYHQLKRITEQDLFTECTVADYSLGKSLVFASVTLPTDEAALFKDLYSIMYKDLPKPELVVYLHLSMDRVRERIRTRGRSYEQQISVDYLDRLQERYLDHLQKYSVQSALVVDLGGSDLLKDIDAYERFVELLLEPRATGYSVVTL
- the sppA gene encoding signal peptide peptidase SppA; the protein is MRQFFKFMFASMIGTFLVGVLLVFIFIGMVAAAISSGLNSTGNTANIKDGTVLHLMLDKEIVDRGEKDPFEIDLGPFQAEARIGLNTLLNSLENAKTDDHIEGVFLDLTSLQTGFATIKEIREKVLEFKAVSGKPVIAYSEMYSQGAYYLATAADAVYLQPKGELAFMGLRSEYMFFDGLFKKLDIDIQFIRGTNNKFKSFGEMYTQDHMSEANKEQNRALLSGIWNEYLTAISDSRKLDKARLNVIADSLEVRNADDALALGMIDGIKFRDEVLDILKDKMALDKEKAIEFVQLRKYAKTFTPSFSLKNDGSSNGKLAVIYAEGGISSGESSEGTIGSTSLAETIREAREDTTIKAIVFRVNSPGGSGLASDVIWREVELATKVKPVIVSMGDVAASGGYYISAPATRIFAEPNTITGSIGVFGIIPNMQGFFNNKTGITFDGTKTHKFADMMTITRPLTEEEKGIIQGYVDDFYTTFKERVAEGRKMTVDQVDSIGQGRVWTGIDAKERGLVDELGGLEDAIKAAADIAGLTNYSTVELPVQKDLFEQLLEDLSGQTKAWVASEVMGEDLELLGQFKRASEVRKQMGIQARMEFDLNIR
- a CDS encoding T9SS type A sorting domain-containing protein codes for the protein MSEQVSTRIQLYPNPSTGIIHFSWSHTETDALLSVVDALGHTLRTARSMGDPGNMDLSDLAPGLYILELSTRTSVTRVRFWLVN
- a CDS encoding DUF2797 domain-containing protein, with the protein product MVDGFPISKMPAIIDGEVHYAIRSPDGLIDLSPYIGNHFAVHATGALSCCSCGKRVKKFYGQGFCFPCLQNAPEAAECIVRPELCKAHLGEGRDPEWEKEHHFTEHIVYLSRTSGVKVGITRSTQVPTRWIDQGAVAALAIARVPYRQLAGEIEVNLKADFADRTNWRAMLKKVEPDSEGLKDIRDQGFASLPAELHQYLLPQEQPLILEYPLLAYPPKVTSVQLARTPEVSGRLMGIKGQYLIWEDGRVLNIRNHTGYHVNIG
- the folK gene encoding 2-amino-4-hydroxy-6-hydroxymethyldihydropteridine diphosphokinase, producing the protein MLRLVLRPMLADDEVLLLLGGNVGESHEYLREAEEKLARATGSVIARSRDHWTEPVGFKDDRLFLNRALILRTEKAPIDLLEICLNIESEGGRIRTGSGEYGSRTLDIDILLYGNRVVESSELQIPHPRLHERLFALSPAADICPDALHPTLHFTVLQLLSKISRS